One Cynocephalus volans isolate mCynVol1 chromosome 7, mCynVol1.pri, whole genome shotgun sequence genomic region harbors:
- the LOC134382571 gene encoding superkiller complex protein 8-like: MTNQYSILFKQEQAHDDAIWSVAWGSNKKENSETVVTGSLDDLVKVWKWHDERLDLQWSLEGHQLGVVSVDISHTLPIAASSSLDAHIRLWDLENGKQIKSIDAGPVDAWTLAFSPDSQYLATGTHVGKVNIFGVESGKKE; encoded by the coding sequence ATGACCAACCAGTACAGTATTCTCTTCAAACAAGAGCAAGCCCATGACGATGCCATTTGGTCAGTTGCCTGGGGgtcaaacaagaaagaaaactctgAGACGGTGGTCACAGGATCCCTGGATGACCTGGTGAAGGTCTGGAAATGGCATGATGAAAGGCTGGACCTGCAGTGGAGTCTGGAGGGACATCAGCTGGGGGTGGTGTCTGTGGACATCAGCCACACCCTGCCCATCGCTGCGTCCAGTTCTCTTGATGCTCATATTCGTCTCTGGGACttggaaaatggaaaacagataaAGTCTATAGATGCAGGACCTGTGGATGCGTGGACTTTGGCCTTTTCTCCGGATTCCCAGTATCTGGCCACAGGAACTCATGTGGGAAAAGTGAACATTTTTGGTGTGGAAAGTGGGAAAAAGGAATAA